A genomic window from Camelus ferus isolate YT-003-E chromosome X, BCGSAC_Cfer_1.0, whole genome shotgun sequence includes:
- the RTL9 gene encoding retrotransposon Gag-like protein 9, giving the protein MSIPSHSLRFNNMLREENVDPQNRRMTFSGPMTETTAEVQILPSHVQPMVSTSASDPGGMSTQLTTSPAFDTMATPLMGEANSGAMSSPLMPVSDPGALSPLLTSASDSEALSPLLMPTSDSGVLSPLLMPASDSGTLSPLLSTSDYGLMSPGLMTIPDFATMSTALMATPDSAEISPLAMTAPSSEAMSTPFMLAPDHGEISPLLMPDVNPGEMSTQPMPGSEGMSPLQITDEDTEAMSKVLMTALASGEISSLLMSGTDSEAISSLIMSALTSGATSTQPASNQDSGELSTQFMSGPESGVVSSPLMSAPGSVAMSSPLLSVPDAGEMSTLSKSAPDAEAMSPLLMMALSSGGMPTQLVPAQVSGVVSSRLTQNLDSQTVSTPPMRATASGGMSTPAVRASDPGARSRPRMRASASGNVSTLLKTVPDSGALSTPVMTVTTSGAMSTDPMSTAASRAMSMQLTMAKTSGATSTSTGFMKAPAKGGMSTPRMRAPASGTKSMPLRRAPAPRAMSTPPSTAPVSETMSMLQMTPPASGSVSTLQMRAPVSGAMSLSQRRATASGVTAVPQMRASASGATSTLFMRDTTLGVMSVPQMRATASGALSKPLTPSKAPEAMFMQQITTASGDISTVPMRDTASGAMSMPQMSDTASAGMSTPLMRGPASGDTSTPQMTAAASGTVSVPLMRAPGPGVMPTVLMRSTASEKMPSQPMSTRDSGGMSMSLRRSVTPGGISPLQMRAPASEMMSTPKMRAPAFGAVSASLMRTSDPGEMSALLTRASSSGEMSPALTRPLASGDIATSLRAPACGPMSTPQRMATASGMMSMPQMRASVSGATATSLMKSMASGVMSVPQMTATASGGVSIPPMRAPAPGTTSIPQMMSTASGEMCTPSMQAPASGVMSPPLLSAPVSGIMSTPLRKPSASEAVSTELMRAPASGRMSTAQATAMASGGRSKPFVRGTASGTMPTPLMSAAASGEMSVPLMKSMASGATSTLQTRVVSSGSMSLPQMTYTVSGGMPAPPMRASASEARSTPLMRASASGMMSMPLLRATASGGMSVPQMTAPVPGATSTPEMAAAASGMMFTAEIKGTDSGETPAPHIKITTSGSKSTPHMTATTPEAMKQPPKEVPSFGMLTPALCYLLEEQEAARGSCSGEEEMEIDEEKQMKGFLNDSEKMAFLVSLHLGAAERWSILQMEVGNPLSDENKSFLSRSQGLYNSLSEIDILSAVLCHPKQGQKSVRQYATDFLLLARHLSWSDAILRTRFLEGLSEAVATKMGRIFLKVAGSLKELIDRSLYTECQLAGEKDSPGSSSQVLPSACKRNNEEAMGNELNSHQQTEEHQHVPKRCYYLKEHGDPQEGLHNHLRQSTGHQKASTSK; this is encoded by the exons ATGTCAATTCCCTCACATTCACTGCGATTCAACAACATGCTGAGGGAGGAAAATGTCGACCCCCAAAACAGGAGGATGACCTTCTCTGGACCAATGACAGAGACCACAGCAGAGGTCCAAATTCTGCCTTCTCATGTACAGCCTATGGTTTCAACTTCAGCGTCAGATCCTGGAGGGATGTCCACACAGCTGACAACATCCCCAGCCTTTGACACCATGGCCACACCTCTAATGGGAGAGGCAAACTCTGGAGCAATGTCCTCACCGCTAATGCCAGTCTCAGACCCTGGGGCACTGTCCCCGTTACTAACCTCAGCTTCAGATTCAGAGGCACTGTCGCCGTTGCTGATGCCAACCTCAGACTCTGGGGTGCTGTCTCCATTGCTAATGCCAGCCTCAGATTCTGGAACACTGTCCCCGTTGCTATCCACTTCAGACTATGGATTAATGTCCCCAGGGCTGATGACAATTCCTGACTTTGCAACAATGTCCACAGCACTAATGGCAACACCAGATTCTGCAGAGATATCACCCCTGGCAATGACAGCTCCGTCCTCTGAAGCTATGTCCACACCGTTCATGCTAGCCCCAGATCATGGAGAGATCTCCCCACTCCTAATGCCAGATGTAAACCCTGGAGAGATGTCCACACAGCCAATGCCAGGCTCTGAAGGAATGTCACCATTGCAaattacagatgaagacactgaagcaATGTCCAAAGTGCTAATGACTGCCCTGGCCTCTGGAGAGATATCGTCACTGCTCATGTCAGGCACTGACTCTGAAGCAATCTCCTCACTGATAATGTCAGCCCTAACTTCTGGAGCAACGTCAACCCAGCCAGCGAGCAACCAAGACTCTGGGGAATTGTCAACCCAGTTCATGTCAGGGCCAGAGTCTGGAGTAGTGTCTTCACCACTAATGTCAGCTCCAGGCTCTGTAGCAATGTCCTCACCGCTCCTGTCAGTCCCCGATGCTGGAGAAATGTCTACATTGTCAAAGTCAGCCCCTGACGCTGAAGCAATGTCCCCACTGCTAATGATGGCCCTCAGCTCGGGAGGGATGCCCACCCAGCTGGTACCAGCCCAAGTCTCTGGAGTGGTATCATCACGGTTAACACAAAATCTAGACTCTCAAACCGTGTCTACTCCGCCAATGAGAGCAACAGCCTCCGGGGGGATGTCCACACCGGCAGTGAGAGCCTCAGACCCTGGAGCAAGGTCAAGACCACGAATGAGAGCCTCAGCCTCTGGAAATGTGTCAACATTACTCAAGACAGTCCCAGACTCTGGAGCACTGTCTACCCCGGTGATGACGGTCACAACCTCTGGAGCAATGTCCACAGATCCAATGTCAACTGCAGCCTCTAGGGCGATGTCCATGCAGTTAACAATGGCCAAAACTTCTGGAGCCACATCCACATCCACGGGCTTTATGAAAGCCCCAGCCAAGGGGGGAATGTCCACACCGCGAATGAGAGCCCCGGCCTCTGGAACTAAGTCCATGCCACTAAGGAGAGCTCCGGCTCCTAGAGCAATGTCCACCCCGCCAAGTACAGCCCCAGTCTCTGAAACAATGTCTATGCTACAAATGACACCCCCAGCCTCTGGGTCAGTGTCCACACTTCAAATGAGAGCGCCTGTCTCTGGAGCAATGTCCTTGTCACAAAGGAGAGCGACAGCCTCAGGAGTGACAGCTGTACCACAAATGAGAGCCTCAGCCTCTGGAGCCACGTCCACACTGTTTATGAGAGACACTACCTTGGGAGTGATGTCCGTGCCCCAGATGAGAGCTACGGCCTCGGGAGCACTGTCCAAGCCACTAACACCATCCAAAGCCCCAGAAGCAATGTTCATGCAGCAAATAACCACAGCTTCTGGAGACATCTCCACCGTGCCAATGAGAGACACAGCCTCTGGGGCCATGTCCATGCCGCAGATGTCAGACACCGCCTCTGCAGGGATGTCCACACCACTAATGAGAGGCCCAGCCTCTGGAGACACATCCACACCACAAATGACAGCcgcagcctctggaactgtgtcCGTGCCTCTAATGAGAGCCCCGGGCCCTGGAGTGATGCCCACAGTACTAATGAGATCCACAGCCTCTGAAAAGATGCCCAGTCAGCCAATGAGCACCCGAGACTCTGGGGGCATGTCCATGTCGCTCAGGAGATCCGTGACCCCTGGAGGGATCTCCCCACTGCAGATGCGAGCCCCAGCCTCTGAAATGATGTCCACACCAAAAATGAGAGCCCCAGCCTTTGGGGCTGTGTCCGCATCATTGATGAGAACCTCAGATCCTGGAGAGATGTCTGCGCTGCTCACAAGAGCTTCATCCTCTGGAGAGATGTCCCCAGCACTGACGAGACCCCTGGCTTCTGGAGACATAGCCACCTCTCTGAGAGCCCCAGCTTGTGGACCAATGTCTACTCCGCAAAGGATGGCCACAGCCTCTGGAATGATGTCCATGCCACAGATGAGGGCCTCAGTCTCTGGAGCAACAGCCACATCGCTAATGAAATCCATGGCCTCCGGAGTGATGTCTGTGCCTCAAATGACAGCCACGGCCTCTGGAGGGGTGTCCATACCACCAATgagagccccagcccctgggacaACATCTATACCACAAATGATGTCCACAGCTTCTGGAGAGATGTGCACTCCATCGATGCAAGCTCCTGCCTCTGGAGTGATGTCCCCGCCATTATTAAGTGCTCCAGTCTCTGGAATTATGTCCACACCACTAAGGAAACCTTCAGCCTCTGAAGCTGTGTCCACAGAGTTAATGAGAGCTCCAGCTTCTGGAAGGATGTCCACTGCACAAGCGACAGCCATGGCCTCTGGAGGGAGGTCCAAGCCATTTGTGAGAGGCACAGCCTCTGGAACAATGCCCACGCCACTGATGTCAGCCGCGGCTTCTGGAGAGATGTCTGTGCCGCTAATGAAAAGCATGGCCTCCGGAGCAACGTCCACACTGCAAACAAGAGTTGTGAGTTCTGGATCCATGTCCTTGCCACAAATGACATACACAGTCTCTGGAGGAATGCCTGCACCACCAATGAGAGCCTCAGCTTCCGAAGCAAGGTCCACTCCGCTTATGAGAGCCTCAGCTTCTGGAATGATGTCCATGCCACTTCTGAGAGCCACAGCCTCTGGAGGAATGTCCGTGCCACAGATGACGGCCCCAGTCCCGGGAGCCACGTCCACACCAGAAATGGCAGCTGCAGCCTCTGGAATGATGTTCACTGCAGAAATCAAAGGCACAGACTCTGGGGAAACACCTGCCCCTCACATCAAGATTACAACCTCTGGATCAAAGTCCACACCACACATGACTGCCACCACCCCTGAAGCAATGAAGCAACCACCAAAGGAAGTCCCATCTTTTGGCATGCTGACCCCAGCACTCTGTTACCTATTAGAAGAACAGGAAGCAGCCCGGGGCTCATGCTCtggggaggaagagatggagattGATGAGGAGAAACAAATGAAGGGATTTTTGAATGATTCAGAGAAAATGGCCTTCCTGGTGTCTCTTCATCTGGGGGCAGCAGAAAGGTGGTCCATCTTGCAGATGGAGGTAGGCAACCCCCTCTCGgatgaaaataaatctttcctgAGTCGATCCCAGGGCTTATATAACTCCCTATCTGAGATAGACATCCTCAGTGCAGTTCTTTGCCATCCCAAGCAGGGCCAGAAGTCAGTCAGGCAGTATGCCACTGACTTCCTGCTGCTGGCTCGACATTTGTCTTGGTCTGATGCCATTCTACGGACCAGGTTTCTGGAAGGACTCTCGGAAGCTGTTGCCACCAAAATGGGCCGGATCTTCCTGAAGGTGGCTGGCAGCCTAAAGGAGCTGATAGACAGGTCTCTCTATACTGAGTGCCAGCTGGCTGGAGAGAAGGATTCCCCGGGCAGCTCAAGCCAGGTTCTGCCATCAGCCTGTAAGCGGAATAACGAGGAGGCAATGGGGAATGAACTGAACTCTCATCAGCAGACTGAGGAG CACCAGCATGTCCCTAAACGCTGCTACTACCTGAAAGAGCATGGAGACCCTCAAGAGGGTCTGCACAACCACCTTCGACAGAGCACAGGTCATCAGAAGGCCTCCACTAGCAAGTAA